The proteins below are encoded in one region of Methanosarcina barkeri 3:
- a CDS encoding formylmethanofuran dehydrogenase subunit B: MIHKNIICPVCGAACDDIQVEFGDGKIEAKNACKMGNAKFQEIVSSHRLRQPLIKVEGKLTPTAWDEALEKAADILVSAKRPLLFMGSETSCEAHEIGLKIGEYLGAIVDSNATVCHGPTAMGIQEAGKVGATEGQKKNRGDLIIYWGTNPLESMPRQMSRYAVFPRGYWTKRGRFDRTVITVDPRKTPTTQASDLHVQLKPGSDFELISALLTLLHGKTPHHSVEEITGVPIPVMEEMLDMMKSCNFGAIIVGLGLASSMGKYRNSEIAMNLVKELNNYAKFTLGAIRGHCNVAGFNQVATYMYGYPFGLDFMRGHPRYNPGEFTTVDVLREKDVDVAFVMCADLVSHIPADCAAYLAKIPMVCMDIAPCPTVSASDVVLPGVIDAMECDGTFYRLDDLPVHFEPFTSSPFEFTKSNEDTLKQLFEKIRKKRDQATSLPSINKEEKLI; this comes from the coding sequence ATGATTCACAAAAACATAATCTGTCCGGTCTGTGGGGCAGCCTGTGATGACATCCAGGTTGAGTTCGGAGACGGAAAAATTGAAGCAAAGAATGCATGTAAGATGGGAAATGCCAAATTCCAGGAAATTGTAAGTTCCCACAGACTCAGGCAGCCTCTTATAAAAGTTGAGGGAAAACTGACCCCTACTGCCTGGGATGAAGCTCTTGAGAAAGCTGCCGATATCCTTGTTTCGGCAAAGCGTCCCCTGCTTTTCATGGGCAGTGAGACTTCCTGCGAAGCGCATGAAATAGGGCTCAAGATAGGGGAATACCTTGGTGCAATTGTTGACTCCAATGCTACTGTCTGTCACGGGCCGACAGCTATGGGAATCCAGGAAGCTGGGAAAGTCGGTGCAACCGAAGGGCAGAAAAAGAACAGGGGGGACCTTATAATCTACTGGGGAACAAACCCTCTTGAATCCATGCCAAGACAGATGTCAAGATATGCTGTTTTCCCGAGAGGTTACTGGACAAAACGCGGACGTTTTGACAGGACAGTTATCACTGTAGACCCTAGAAAAACCCCTACAACTCAAGCTTCCGACCTGCATGTTCAACTAAAACCTGGTTCGGACTTTGAACTGATAAGTGCACTTCTAACCTTACTTCATGGAAAAACACCACATCACTCAGTAGAAGAGATTACAGGAGTTCCCATTCCTGTTATGGAAGAGATGCTCGATATGATGAAGAGCTGCAATTTCGGAGCTATTATAGTGGGGCTCGGACTCGCTTCTTCAATGGGGAAGTACAGGAACTCCGAAATTGCCATGAATCTCGTAAAGGAACTGAATAACTACGCCAAGTTCACCCTTGGAGCTATTCGAGGTCACTGCAACGTTGCAGGCTTTAACCAGGTAGCTACCTACATGTACGGCTACCCCTTCGGGCTTGACTTTATGCGTGGACACCCACGTTATAACCCAGGAGAATTCACGACCGTGGACGTACTTAGAGAAAAGGACGTAGATGTAGCCTTTGTTATGTGTGCTGATCTTGTATCCCATATCCCTGCAGATTGTGCGGCTTACCTTGCCAAAATTCCAATGGTCTGCATGGACATTGCTCCCTGTCCGACAGTGTCTGCTTCGGATGTCGTACTTCCTGGAGTCATTGATGCTATGGAGTGTGACGGAACCTTCTACAGGCTCGACGATCTGCCGGTGCATTTCGAACCTTTCACAAGTTCACCTTTCGAGTTCACGAAGAGTAACGAAGACACTTTAAAACAACTCTTTGAGAAAATTAGAAAAAAAAGAGATCAGGCTACTTCTCTTCCTTCCATAAA
- a CDS encoding formylmethanofuran dehydrogenase subunit C: MTEGVLTHKKETESNLEEVTKPKSFTKPESFTGKITGETEEVTLVPKKEIDIKLEADVITPDSFAGKNSEEIGNLEVWQGPRTYPLSEFFEVTGNAGSSAAETFIRIKGDAMRVKRIGEGMSAGKIEIEGSAGMHVGTGMKGGEIVVYGDADSWAGMEMTGGLLHIKGNAGDHVGCAYRGKWHGMKGGRILIEGSARHQLGGGMDGGEILVEGNVESFCGIRQNGGLIFVKGNALRGVGAEMAGGTIVIGGKIERFSPGFEFVSMENSVKSGETELIGEFKKFIGDYAISKRAKGALYVIADINPEL; the protein is encoded by the coding sequence ATGACAGAGGGAGTCCTTACTCATAAAAAAGAGACAGAGAGTAATCTCGAAGAAGTTACAAAACCTAAATCATTTACAAAACCTGAATCATTTACCGGCAAAATTACCGGAGAAACGGAAGAAGTAACGCTTGTTCCTAAAAAAGAGATTGACATAAAACTGGAAGCAGATGTTATAACTCCTGATTCCTTTGCAGGTAAAAACTCCGAAGAAATCGGAAACCTGGAAGTCTGGCAGGGGCCAAGGACTTATCCTCTCTCTGAGTTTTTTGAAGTGACAGGCAACGCAGGTAGTTCTGCAGCTGAGACCTTCATCCGCATAAAAGGTGACGCAATGAGAGTCAAAAGGATTGGTGAAGGCATGAGCGCAGGAAAAATCGAAATTGAGGGTTCTGCTGGAATGCACGTAGGCACAGGGATGAAAGGAGGAGAAATCGTCGTTTACGGAGATGCGGATTCCTGGGCAGGTATGGAAATGACAGGCGGACTCCTGCATATTAAAGGCAATGCCGGAGACCACGTGGGCTGTGCTTACAGAGGAAAATGGCACGGCATGAAAGGTGGACGGATCCTTATAGAAGGCTCGGCACGCCACCAGCTAGGAGGCGGCATGGATGGAGGCGAAATTCTTGTAGAAGGCAATGTTGAAAGCTTCTGCGGAATCCGCCAGAACGGAGGGCTAATCTTCGTAAAAGGAAACGCTCTTCGTGGAGTAGGCGCCGAAATGGCAGGAGGCACCATAGTCATAGGGGGTAAAATTGAGCGTTTCTCCCCTGGTTTTGAATTTGTGTCTATGGAAAATAGTGTCAAATCCGGTGAGACTGAGCTAATAGGCGAATTCAAGAAATTCATAGGAGACTATGCAATTAGCAAGCGGGCAAAAGGAGCGCTTTACGTAATTGCAGACATAAACCCTGAACTTTGA
- a CDS encoding molybdopterin dinucleotide binding domain-containing protein: protein MEVILLTGSTINEGKLAKGGNKFTDEYTMECASCWISPLDFVSLCSPSKVKVTSENGKHSIVVYTKCTDAVQPGQVFMLRAIWSNVIIDPDTHSTGSPLYKGAPVTIEPTDEEVLSAEDVVLKVYIGGE, encoded by the coding sequence ATGGAAGTAATACTCCTTACAGGAAGTACGATTAATGAAGGCAAGCTTGCCAAAGGGGGTAACAAGTTCACGGATGAGTACACCATGGAGTGTGCATCGTGCTGGATTTCGCCTTTGGATTTTGTGTCGCTCTGCTCTCCTTCTAAAGTAAAAGTAACAAGCGAGAATGGAAAGCATTCAATTGTAGTTTATACGAAATGTACGGATGCAGTCCAGCCAGGGCAGGTGTTTATGCTAAGGGCCATCTGGTCAAATGTTATTATCGATCCCGACACCCATTCTACGGGTTCACCTCTCTATAAGGGTGCTCCAGTAACAATTGAGCCCACTGATGAAGAGGTTCTTAGTGCAGAAGATGTAGTATTGAAAGTTTATATCGGAGGGGAGTGA